One window from the genome of Eucalyptus grandis isolate ANBG69807.140 chromosome 7, ASM1654582v1, whole genome shotgun sequence encodes:
- the LOC104455207 gene encoding probable LRR receptor-like serine/threonine-protein kinase At3g47570 isoform X2: MQGNLIHGSLPKSFCNLSTSVKGIDMSNNRIQGSIPLALKNLFNLSALALLNNFIIDRIPDSIGALSNLQELGLRGNMLTGEIPSSIGNITSLKLLDLSSNIFQGYIPQSLGSCKQLIGLDLSNNNLIGSIPAEIVGLSSLSIVLSLANNNLSGSLPLQVGSLKNLGELDLSYNRLTGLIPASISECLVLERLHLEANSFHGQIPEALCPLRGLQELDLSNNNFSGPIPSFLAELSQLMYLNLSFNQLGGEVLEGGVFLNASSVSIYGNTELCGGVPGLKLPLCKSPSSKKVSSTKARVIYVVAGSLLCLALLLLCLSISYCKKKQTTANASTSLSFENQFLRISYEELLRATNRFSETNLIGKRRYGTVYKGILDGGVTVATKVLNLMQRGASRSFISECQTLGTIRHRNLVKILSVYSSVDFHGNDFKALIYEFMANESLEEWLHPSTIGRDDEHGESRNVRLVQRLRIAIDIATAIEYLHKSCYSTIVHGDLKPSNVLLDNNMVARVGDFGLAKIISMVSAEATRIQDQGSSTSTAVRGSIGYVSLGMNLSYFLD; this comes from the coding sequence ATGCAAGGGAACTTGATTCACGGATCTTTGCCGAAATCCTTCTGCAATCTCTCCACCAGCGTTAAGGGAATAGATATGTCAAACAATCGGATCCAAGGATCTATTCCTTTAGCCCTCAAAAATCTTTTCAACTTGTCTGCGTTGGCtttattgaataattttataatcGATCGCATTCCTGACTCCATCGGAGCACTTTCCAACTTGCAGGAACTTGGTTTAAGAGGGAACATGTTGACTGGAGAGATACCGTCTTCGATTGGTAACATTACGTCATTAAAGCTCCTTGACCTTTCCTCCAACATTTTCCAAGGCTACATACCACAAAGTCTCGGTAGCTGCAAGCAACTAATTGGTCTTGATCTTTCCAACAATAACCTAATTGGCTCAATTCCTGCTGAAATCGTGGGTCTTTCTTCCTTGTCGATCGTCCTTAGTTtagcaaataataatttaagtgGATCTCTTCCATTGCAAGTTGGATCTTTGAAGAATCTTGGCGAATTAGATCTGTCTTACAACAGACTGACCGGCTTAATTCCGGCGTCCATCAGTGAGTGCTTGGTATTGGAACGACTTCACTTAGAAGCTAATTCTTTTCATGGTCAAATCCCCGAAGCTTTATGTCCATTACGGGGTCTACAAGAGCTGGACCtttccaataataatttttctggtCCAATCCCGAGCTTTCTCGCAGAGCTCTCACAACTCATGTATTTGAATTTGTCCTTCAATCAACTAGGAGGAGAAGTTCTGGAGGGTGGAGTTTTTCTTAATGCAAGTTCTGTATCGATTTATGGAAATACGGAACTCTGTGGAGGTGTTCCCGGTCTGAAGCTTCCTCTTTGCAAATCACCAAGCTCTAAGAAGGTTTCTTCAACCAAGGCTAGAGTAATATATGTGGTAGCTGGCAGTTTGTTATGTTTAGCTTTGTTGCTTCTATGTCTGTCTATCTCCTACTGCAAAAAGAAGCAGACGACAGCCAATGCCTCCACTTCATTATCTTTTGAGAACCAATTCTTGAGGATTTCTTATGAAGAACTCCTGAGAGCGACTAATAGATTCTCTGAAACCAATTTGATTGGTAAAAGGAGATACGGCACGGTTTATAAGGGGATTCTTGATGGCGGTGTCACGGTGGCGACGAAGGTGCTCAATCTAATGCAAAGAGGTGCTTCGAGGAGCTTTATCTCCGAATGTCAAACTCTAGGAACCATTAGACACCGAAACCTCGTGAAGATACTAAGTGTCTACTCGAGTGTGGATTTTCATGGAAATGACTTCAAAGCTCTAATATATGAGTTCATGGCTAATGAGAGCTTGGAGGAGTGGCTGCACCCTAGCACTATAGGACGAGATGATGAGCATGGCGAATCGAGAAATGTGAGACTAGTGCAGAGGTTACGCATTGCCATTGACATAGCTACTGCAATCGAATATCTCCACAAGAGTTGTTATTCAACAATCGTTCACGGAGATTTGAAGCCAAGTAATGTGCTTCTGGACAACAACATGGTGGCTCGAGTTGGAGATTTCGGGCTTGCAAAGATTATTTCAATGGTGTCTGCTGAAGCCACGAGAATTCAGGACCAAGGTAGTTCAACTTCAACTGCAGTCAGAGGATCCATTGGTTATGTGTCTCTTGGTATGAATCtatcatattttcttgattAG